From Acidobacteriota bacterium, one genomic window encodes:
- a CDS encoding phytanoyl-CoA dioxygenase family protein, whose product MLKDAAAREQLERDGWVVIEFFTDAEFDRLVAIHDNLHQDAVDEGIFFSNRSPDEAYKARVQELFREHYRSKLDELFVDAEWIDGVFIIKAPGAGEFSNHQDWSLVDEAEHRSLGIWAPLLDVDAKNGTFCVLSGSHRFHETYRSPTIPSIYARDDLDALIAEHRQVLEVRRGQAVIFDHALIHATTPNRSDRRRSAAFCGIKPRRAEMRFFWLDPQAERVEAFRIERDFLYRYDYQSRPEAESLGHLPWEPPEVTVEGLEDAILRHGSPEASFAAADLVADQAAPRRPWWRRLFG is encoded by the coding sequence ATGCTGAAGGATGCGGCGGCCCGCGAGCAGCTCGAGCGCGATGGCTGGGTGGTGATCGAGTTCTTCACCGACGCCGAGTTCGACCGCTTGGTGGCGATCCACGACAACCTCCATCAGGATGCGGTGGACGAGGGCATTTTCTTTTCCAACCGCAGCCCGGACGAGGCCTACAAGGCCCGCGTCCAGGAGCTCTTCCGTGAGCACTACCGGTCGAAGCTCGACGAGCTGTTCGTCGATGCCGAGTGGATCGATGGTGTCTTCATCATCAAGGCCCCGGGAGCCGGCGAGTTCTCGAATCATCAGGACTGGTCCCTGGTCGACGAGGCCGAGCACCGCAGCCTCGGGATCTGGGCCCCGCTGCTCGACGTCGACGCCAAGAACGGCACCTTCTGCGTCCTCTCTGGCAGCCATCGCTTTCACGAGACCTACCGCAGCCCCACCATTCCGTCAATCTATGCCCGCGACGACCTCGACGCGCTGATCGCCGAGCATCGCCAGGTGCTTGAGGTGCGCCGCGGTCAGGCGGTGATCTTCGACCACGCCCTGATCCACGCCACCACCCCCAATCGTTCCGATCGGCGGCGCAGCGCCGCCTTCTGCGGCATCAAGCCGCGCCGCGCCGAGATGCGCTTCTTCTGGCTCGACCCGCAGGCCGAGCGGGTCGAGGCCTTCCGTATCGAGCGCGATTTTCTCTATCGCTACGACTACCAGTCGCGCCCCGAAGCGGAGAGCCTGGGGCACCTGCCTTGGGAACCGCCGGAGGTCACCGTAGAGGGGCTCGAGGACGCCATCCTGCGGCACGGCTCCCCGGAGGCGAGCTTCGCGGCGGCGGACCTGGTCGCCGACCAGGCGGCACCTCGCAGGCCCTGGTGGCGCCGGTTGTTCGGCTAG
- a CDS encoding class I SAM-dependent methyltransferase — MPPSALSPQAVSDYYDRWTERYEAAFGDTFQSNRTADLDVLFEHIAGQAELAPGQRVLDAGCGVGGPALWLVRRHGVAVDGVTISVLQAEKARRKAKATGLGDRARFFSGDFHDLAALNGELAPAEGYDAVLFLESLVHSHRPEIALGEAARMLRPGGVLYVKDLFRRREPLHGEEERRVERAVRNTNRHFRLEVQSTGRIERGLRQAGLELESFGELPIATQHDLGNAFCQEHAIDIYEGEPVTYLDWLELKARKPR; from the coding sequence GTGCCGCCTTCCGCCCTCTCGCCGCAGGCCGTCAGCGACTACTACGACCGCTGGACGGAGCGCTATGAGGCCGCTTTCGGCGACACCTTCCAGTCGAACCGGACGGCGGATCTCGACGTTCTCTTCGAGCACATCGCCGGCCAGGCGGAGCTCGCCCCGGGGCAGCGGGTGCTGGATGCGGGCTGCGGTGTCGGCGGTCCTGCCCTCTGGCTGGTGCGGCGCCATGGCGTCGCGGTCGATGGCGTCACCATTTCGGTGCTGCAGGCGGAGAAGGCCCGCCGCAAGGCGAAAGCGACCGGCTTGGGCGACCGGGCGAGGTTTTTCAGCGGCGATTTTCACGATCTCGCCGCCCTGAACGGCGAGCTGGCCCCTGCCGAGGGCTACGATGCCGTGCTGTTCCTCGAGTCCCTGGTCCACTCCCATCGCCCCGAGATTGCCCTCGGCGAGGCGGCGCGGATGCTGCGTCCCGGCGGGGTGCTCTACGTCAAAGACCTGTTCCGTCGGCGCGAGCCGCTCCATGGCGAGGAAGAGCGGCGGGTGGAGCGGGCGGTGCGCAACACCAACCGCCACTTTCGTCTCGAAGTCCAGTCGACCGGTCGCATCGAGCGAGGACTGCGGCAGGCTGGTCTCGAGCTCGAGTCCTTCGGCGAGCTACCGATCGCGACCCAGCACGATCTCGGCAACGCCTTCTGCCAGGAGCACGCCATCGACATTTACGAGGGCGAGCCGGTGACCTATCTCGACTGGCTCGAGCTCAAAGCGAGGAAACCGCGATGA
- a CDS encoding ABC transporter ATP-binding protein, producing MPEASETALLEATGVSKKFCRRLDRSLRYGVQDLWRSAWGRPKRRDALRAGEFWALEEVSFALQRGECLGVIGPNGAGKSTLLKLLNGRLPLDGGRIVVEGRLRAISELGVGFDPVLTGRENIEHEAALLGLTREETAERLEAILAFAGIGDFVDAPLLTYSTGMRARLGFAIAAHLEPDILLLDELLAVGDLHFRRQCVRHMMGLMQKGTGLLLVSHDLYTVQNLCQRSLYLEAGQVVDYGPSDRVVKAYLATRRDATEDATSEESPSGPTQRPLSQEEPLIIDQVEIRAEDGGPLRTGEAARVDLHYRSLESSGEVFWGFRVATADLMVQITSGLLHAGEGPAFCLAAGAGTFSCRVPRLPLLGGTYALRAAIADPESGALMALFGHDQAPTLFQVVGREHPSENFHRLSGDLIAVDVERFD from the coding sequence GTGCCCGAAGCCTCCGAAACCGCTCTCCTCGAAGCCACCGGGGTGAGCAAGAAATTCTGCCGCCGCCTCGACCGCTCGCTGCGCTACGGCGTGCAGGATCTGTGGCGCAGCGCCTGGGGCCGGCCGAAGCGCCGCGACGCCCTGCGAGCGGGTGAATTCTGGGCCCTCGAGGAGGTCTCTTTCGCCCTCCAGCGGGGCGAATGTCTCGGCGTCATCGGCCCCAACGGCGCCGGCAAGAGCACCCTCCTCAAATTGCTCAACGGCCGCCTTCCCCTCGATGGCGGTCGCATCGTCGTCGAGGGCCGGCTGCGGGCCATCTCGGAGCTCGGGGTGGGCTTCGATCCGGTGCTCACCGGCCGCGAGAACATCGAGCACGAGGCGGCCCTCCTCGGCCTGACCCGGGAGGAGACAGCGGAGCGACTCGAGGCGATTCTGGCCTTCGCCGGCATCGGCGACTTCGTCGACGCCCCCCTGCTCACCTACTCCACCGGCATGCGGGCTCGCCTGGGCTTCGCCATCGCCGCCCACCTCGAGCCCGACATCCTGCTGCTCGACGAGCTGCTGGCGGTCGGCGACCTGCACTTCCGGCGCCAGTGCGTGCGTCACATGATGGGATTGATGCAGAAAGGCACCGGCCTTTTGCTGGTGTCCCACGACCTCTACACGGTCCAGAACCTCTGCCAGCGAAGTCTCTACCTCGAAGCCGGCCAGGTGGTCGACTACGGCCCCAGCGACCGGGTGGTGAAGGCCTACCTCGCCACCCGCCGCGACGCTACCGAGGACGCGACGAGCGAGGAGTCCCCCTCCGGCCCCACCCAGCGCCCGCTGAGCCAGGAGGAGCCCCTGATCATCGACCAGGTGGAGATCCGGGCCGAGGACGGCGGGCCGCTGCGCACCGGCGAGGCCGCCCGGGTGGACCTGCACTACCGCTCCTTGGAGAGCAGCGGCGAGGTCTTCTGGGGTTTCCGCGTCGCCACCGCCGACCTGATGGTGCAGATCACCTCGGGCCTGCTCCATGCCGGCGAAGGCCCGGCCTTCTGCCTCGCCGCCGGCGCCGGCACGTTCTCTTGCCGGGTGCCCCGCCTGCCGCTGCTCGGCGGCACCTACGCTCTGCGCGCCGCCATCGCCGACCCCGAGAGCGGAGCGCTGATGGCCCTCTTCGGACACGATCAAGCGCCGACCCTGTTCCAGGTCGTGGGTCGCGAGCATCCGTCGGAGAACTTTCATCGCCTTTCCGGCGACCTGATCGCGGTCGACGTCGAGCGCTTCGACTGA
- a CDS encoding class I SAM-dependent methyltransferase, which translates to MARTGPPPLATAEALTLPARRSAPAAESWSLWRYRHAVSWLRRQSPRPRTLIDLGCGTGNGTCHLIAELGLRRALGIEEDPVQLRAARARGLAVRAGSLLDVSLATDLEERFDVVLLGDVLHHLTGPGAESRRSLARRALVTARRLVAPGGSLVVLEPVYRSRLLRAGSFQLKRLTSRWLRRRCELGASWLNVGPPVVRFFDRAELVALLAEAGWEIAALIESDQDRLGGIWRRGRLTALARPQSKRSTSTAIRSPERR; encoded by the coding sequence GTGGCTAGGACCGGCCCCCCACCCCTCGCCACCGCCGAAGCCCTGACCCTGCCGGCCCGGCGATCGGCGCCGGCGGCGGAGAGCTGGAGCCTGTGGCGCTATCGCCATGCCGTCTCTTGGCTGCGCCGCCAAAGTCCCCGGCCACGCACTCTGATCGACCTGGGCTGTGGCACCGGCAACGGCACCTGCCATCTGATCGCCGAGCTCGGACTGCGCCGCGCCCTCGGAATCGAGGAGGATCCAGTGCAGCTCCGGGCGGCTCGCGCTCGCGGGTTGGCGGTGCGCGCCGGCTCACTACTCGACGTGTCGCTCGCGACGGATCTCGAAGAGCGTTTCGACGTCGTCCTGCTGGGTGACGTGCTGCATCACCTGACCGGCCCCGGAGCCGAGTCCCGTCGTTCTCTCGCTCGGCGCGCCTTGGTGACGGCGCGCCGGTTGGTGGCGCCGGGCGGCTCGCTGGTGGTTCTCGAGCCGGTCTACCGCTCGCGCCTCCTGCGCGCCGGTTCTTTCCAGCTCAAGCGACTCACCTCGCGCTGGCTGCGGCGCCGTTGCGAGCTCGGGGCTTCGTGGCTCAACGTTGGCCCGCCGGTGGTGAGGTTCTTCGATCGCGCCGAGCTCGTCGCCCTGCTCGCCGAGGCCGGCTGGGAGATCGCAGCGCTGATCGAGAGCGACCAGGACCGCCTCGGCGGGATTTGGCGGCGCGGCCGGTTGACCGCGTTGGCCCGGCCTCAGTCGAAGCGCTCGACGTCGACCGCGATCAGGTCGCCGGAAAGGCGATGA
- a CDS encoding peptidyl-prolyl cis-trans isomerase: protein MRILLGGLLLVLAACSSGAPPAPETPVTASAAAPAPTVEEKPTSAQIASNPEVLAVVEGTAITLEDFRLAMELRGGAARYPDRERRQALLDELIQNRILLVKALDEGYDHREDVVRSFEKILVNLYRRENLEESAAVEVTPEDIAAYYEAHPERFMRPARSRLAMLLIERSPRLDDEGKARLKARAAEVYEQAAALGDDVKGFGPLARKYSDDAATKYVGGVVGWLYPRRVESYKWAAEVLAPAFALEEPGDMSTLIEGEDGYYLWRLLEREQAEPRPLERVQDGIAGILRKERQDERRRAFAAEQREGVDLWTGYERLEALPEVAAEDKSAGPPPLPGG from the coding sequence ATGAGGATCCTTCTGGGCGGCCTGCTGCTGGTGCTGGCCGCCTGCAGTAGCGGTGCCCCGCCGGCGCCGGAGACGCCGGTGACGGCGTCGGCAGCGGCTCCGGCGCCGACGGTCGAGGAAAAGCCGACGAGTGCGCAGATCGCCTCCAATCCGGAGGTCTTGGCGGTGGTCGAAGGCACTGCCATCACCCTCGAAGACTTTCGCCTGGCGATGGAGCTGCGCGGAGGGGCGGCGCGCTACCCGGACCGCGAACGCCGCCAGGCTCTCCTCGATGAGCTGATCCAGAACCGCATCTTGCTGGTCAAGGCCCTCGACGAGGGCTACGACCACCGCGAAGATGTCGTGCGGTCCTTCGAAAAGATTCTGGTCAATCTCTACCGGCGCGAGAACCTCGAGGAGTCGGCGGCCGTCGAAGTCACCCCGGAGGACATCGCCGCCTACTACGAGGCTCATCCGGAGCGCTTCATGAGACCGGCCCGGTCGCGTTTGGCGATGCTCCTCATCGAGCGCTCGCCGCGGCTCGACGACGAAGGCAAGGCGCGCCTGAAGGCGCGCGCCGCGGAGGTCTACGAGCAAGCCGCTGCCCTCGGCGACGATGTCAAGGGCTTCGGTCCGCTGGCGCGCAAGTACTCGGACGATGCCGCCACCAAGTACGTCGGGGGCGTCGTCGGCTGGCTCTATCCCCGCCGGGTGGAAAGCTACAAGTGGGCCGCCGAGGTGCTGGCCCCGGCCTTCGCCCTCGAGGAGCCCGGCGACATGAGCACGCTGATCGAAGGTGAGGATGGCTACTACTTGTGGCGTCTTCTCGAGCGTGAGCAGGCCGAGCCGCGTCCCCTCGAGCGGGTGCAGGACGGTATTGCCGGGATCTTGCGCAAGGAGAGGCAGGACGAGCGTCGCCGCGCTTTCGCCGCCGAGCAGCGCGAGGGCGTCGATCTGTGGACCGGCTACGAGCGCCTCGAGGCGCTGCCGGAGGTGGCTGCGGAGGACAAGTCCGCCGGCCCACCGCCGCTCCCCGGTGGCTAG
- a CDS encoding beta-propeller fold lactonase family protein, translated as MVKPTRTHPRRLPIRWLAGVALGLLLVPPASARLPEPDHIFYGRALRGGEPVEQGLVEVFLDGQATPLSSYILGTEGEVGQRYVLRVPIDSVDPQLAGTARPGDAVTFTIDGVFAGEGVVGALGEAQILDLDELAALPGLSIDDVTVIEGDTGSVDAIFTVTLSETSLSAVSVDYETPSGQGTATQGLDYTLTSGTVTIDPGDTEGTITVPILGDFEEEADETFVVQLSNESGAILSDAEGDGTIVDNERPPDVAIGDVAVLEGDAGSTLVELTLVLSRPITPVVTVQWSTTEAVDGATADVDFAAASGTATFASETTTTTLMVEVFGDVEDESDELFYVDLDSVSAEATISDGQAEVVIWDDDGFLEFVEAVGLGTMPGLDEASAVAVTPGGGWIVVSGKVNDSLLTFARDAVDGSLTFADQISEGDDGGNVVGLDGPEDIVVSPDGAHVYVASFISSAVSVFALDGGSGALSFLEAQVDGAGGVDGLLGASSLAFDSTGDFLYVAGETDDAVAVFERDETTGLLTFVEAHFDSDDAVDGLGLDGATAVAVSADDAHVYVASRVDSAVAVFGRDGSTGELTAIEFQSLAGGPITGLGGTSSVAVSGDGEFVYATGASEDGLVVFRRDDASGALTWLQTLLDDVNGADGLDGATEVVVSFDTRVVFTAALEDDALGVFLRDPSTGSLSPIEFHFDGSGGEDGLDRALHLAVSANDSSIYLVGSNDDAVAVYLRDSIQPTDPVTLESTSHTENVWSNLSQIVMEWSGAVDNAGGTGVLGYSFLFDLEAVTMPDLILDLTHTVDAHTTQSVALPDDDGFYFHIRTCDFSANCTSAIHRGPYRIDATAPAAPADLASPSHGSGAPEADDTIDVTWTAASDNLSGVAGYSAVFDRLSDNTCGESENLGPVVSWTSPVLADGTWYFHLCAVDEAGNWSDPMTLGPLVVEASAPRLVNVDTVAGTGDGELSDGEMVDTYSITQLLLAYSEEMENGGGGTGGADVTNPDNYLLVHGGPDGVLQTLGCGPLAGDDLQVPVDSVAFDSITFGAVAGINGGIPLPAGAYGLYSCSALTDLFGTALDGDGDGSGGDDAALGFSVGIDNLLANPNLDGDLSPWVRFPDTSSVVDFAADDADEAASSGSAEVTFSGLDPVAYVSQCVAIDAALPHELRGRARIDGGSGSLPIVSALVRYFASPNCTIDQLDEESSAALAGDTLGVWESFELPALTIPATAQSARVFFLVDGTGATTYEAFLDNLVLAARPNGEIFTDGFESGNVSAWSAAVE; from the coding sequence ATGGTGAAGCCGACTCGAACTCATCCCCGACGGCTACCGATCCGCTGGCTCGCCGGCGTCGCCCTGGGACTGCTGCTGGTGCCCCCGGCGTCAGCTCGCCTGCCCGAGCCGGACCACATCTTCTACGGCCGGGCGCTGCGCGGCGGTGAGCCGGTGGAGCAGGGTCTGGTCGAGGTTTTCCTCGATGGCCAGGCCACGCCCCTGAGCAGCTACATCCTCGGCACCGAGGGTGAAGTCGGCCAACGCTACGTGCTGCGGGTCCCCATCGACTCGGTCGATCCCCAACTGGCGGGGACGGCGCGACCCGGGGATGCCGTCACCTTCACCATCGACGGCGTGTTCGCCGGCGAAGGGGTGGTCGGCGCTCTCGGCGAGGCCCAGATCCTCGATCTCGACGAGCTGGCGGCTTTGCCCGGCTTGTCGATCGACGATGTCACCGTGATCGAGGGCGATACGGGAAGTGTCGACGCGATCTTCACGGTCACCCTGTCGGAAACCTCCCTCAGCGCGGTGTCGGTCGATTACGAGACGCCTTCCGGGCAGGGCACCGCCACCCAGGGCCTCGACTACACCCTGACCAGCGGCACCGTCACCATCGATCCCGGCGATACGGAAGGCACCATCACGGTGCCGATCCTGGGCGATTTCGAGGAGGAAGCGGACGAGACCTTCGTGGTGCAGCTCTCCAACGAGAGCGGCGCCATCCTGTCGGACGCCGAGGGTGACGGCACCATCGTCGACAACGAGCGGCCGCCGGATGTCGCAATCGGCGATGTCGCGGTGCTCGAAGGCGACGCCGGCTCGACGCTGGTCGAGCTCACGCTGGTGCTGTCGCGGCCGATCACGCCGGTGGTGACGGTGCAGTGGTCGACCACCGAGGCGGTCGATGGCGCCACCGCCGATGTCGACTTCGCCGCCGCTTCGGGCACCGCCACCTTCGCGTCCGAGACCACCACGACCACCCTGATGGTGGAGGTCTTCGGCGATGTCGAGGACGAGTCGGACGAGCTCTTCTACGTCGATCTCGACTCGGTGAGCGCCGAGGCGACGATCAGCGATGGCCAGGCCGAGGTGGTGATCTGGGACGACGACGGCTTCCTCGAGTTCGTCGAGGCGGTCGGTCTCGGCACCATGCCGGGCCTCGACGAGGCCTCGGCGGTGGCGGTGACGCCGGGCGGCGGCTGGATCGTGGTCAGCGGCAAGGTCAACGACTCGCTGCTGACCTTCGCCCGCGATGCCGTCGATGGCAGCTTGACCTTCGCCGATCAGATCTCCGAAGGCGATGACGGCGGCAACGTCGTCGGTCTCGACGGCCCGGAGGACATCGTGGTCAGCCCCGATGGCGCCCACGTCTATGTGGCCTCCTTCATCAGCTCGGCGGTGTCGGTCTTCGCCCTCGATGGCGGCAGCGGTGCGCTCTCCTTCCTGGAAGCCCAGGTCGACGGCGCCGGCGGCGTCGACGGCTTGCTCGGTGCTTCGTCGCTGGCCTTCGACTCGACCGGTGACTTCCTCTATGTCGCCGGTGAGACGGACGACGCCGTGGCGGTCTTCGAGCGCGATGAGACCACCGGCCTCTTGACCTTCGTCGAAGCCCACTTCGACAGCGACGATGCGGTTGACGGCCTCGGCCTCGACGGTGCCACGGCGGTCGCCGTCAGTGCCGACGATGCCCACGTCTACGTCGCCTCGCGAGTCGATTCGGCGGTGGCGGTATTCGGCCGCGATGGCTCCACCGGTGAGCTCACGGCTATCGAGTTCCAGAGCCTCGCCGGCGGCCCCATCACCGGCCTCGGCGGCACCAGCTCGGTGGCGGTCTCCGGCGATGGCGAGTTCGTCTACGCCACCGGTGCTTCGGAAGACGGCCTGGTGGTCTTCCGGCGCGACGACGCCAGCGGCGCCTTGACTTGGCTGCAGACCTTGCTCGACGACGTCAACGGCGCCGACGGACTCGACGGCGCCACCGAGGTGGTGGTGTCCTTCGACACCCGGGTGGTGTTCACGGCGGCCCTCGAAGACGATGCCCTGGGAGTCTTCCTGCGCGATCCGTCGACCGGCTCGCTGTCGCCCATCGAGTTCCACTTCGATGGCTCCGGCGGTGAGGACGGCCTCGATCGAGCGCTCCATCTGGCGGTCTCGGCCAACGACTCGAGCATCTACCTGGTGGGCAGCAACGACGACGCGGTGGCGGTCTACCTGCGCGACTCGATCCAGCCGACGGATCCGGTCACCCTGGAGAGCACCAGCCACACGGAGAACGTCTGGTCGAACCTGTCGCAGATCGTCATGGAGTGGTCCGGGGCGGTGGACAACGCCGGCGGCACCGGCGTGCTCGGCTACTCCTTCCTGTTCGATCTCGAAGCGGTGACCATGCCGGACCTGATCCTCGATCTCACCCACACCGTCGACGCCCATACGACCCAAAGCGTGGCGTTGCCGGACGACGACGGCTTCTACTTCCACATCCGGACCTGTGATTTCAGCGCCAACTGCACCTCGGCGATTCATCGCGGGCCCTATCGCATCGATGCCACCGCGCCGGCGGCGCCGGCGGACCTCGCGTCGCCGAGCCACGGCAGCGGTGCTCCGGAGGCGGACGACACCATCGACGTCACCTGGACGGCGGCGAGCGACAATCTGAGCGGCGTGGCCGGCTATTCGGCGGTCTTCGACCGCCTGTCGGACAACACCTGCGGCGAGTCCGAGAATCTCGGTCCGGTGGTTTCCTGGACCAGCCCGGTGCTCGCCGACGGCACCTGGTACTTCCACCTCTGCGCCGTCGACGAGGCGGGCAACTGGAGCGATCCGATGACCCTCGGGCCGCTGGTGGTCGAAGCCTCGGCGCCGCGCTTGGTGAACGTCGACACGGTGGCCGGTACCGGCGACGGTGAGCTTTCCGACGGCGAGATGGTCGACACCTACTCGATCACCCAGCTCCTGCTGGCCTACAGCGAGGAGATGGAAAACGGTGGCGGTGGCACCGGCGGTGCCGACGTCACCAACCCGGACAACTATCTGCTGGTCCACGGTGGCCCCGATGGTGTCCTCCAGACCCTCGGATGCGGTCCGCTGGCCGGTGACGACCTGCAGGTGCCGGTCGACAGCGTCGCCTTCGACAGCATCACCTTCGGCGCCGTCGCCGGGATCAACGGTGGAATCCCGCTGCCGGCCGGTGCCTATGGCCTGTACTCGTGCTCCGCCCTGACCGATCTCTTCGGCACCGCCCTCGATGGCGATGGCGATGGCAGCGGTGGGGATGACGCCGCCCTGGGCTTCAGCGTCGGCATCGACAATCTGCTCGCCAATCCCAACCTCGACGGCGATCTCTCGCCCTGGGTGCGCTTCCCGGACACCTCTTCGGTGGTCGACTTCGCGGCCGATGACGCCGACGAGGCGGCCTCCTCGGGCTCGGCGGAAGTCACCTTCTCGGGGCTCGATCCGGTGGCTTACGTCAGCCAGTGCGTCGCCATCGACGCCGCCCTTCCGCACGAGCTGCGCGGCCGGGCGCGGATCGACGGCGGCAGCGGCAGCCTGCCGATCGTGTCCGCCCTGGTGCGTTACTTCGCCTCGCCGAACTGCACCATCGACCAGCTCGATGAGGAGTCCTCGGCGGCGCTGGCGGGCGATACGCTGGGGGTATGGGAATCGTTCGAGCTTCCGGCCCTGACCATTCCGGCGACCGCTCAGTCGGCGCGCGTCTTCTTCCTGGTGGACGGCACCGGGGCGACGACCTACGAAGCCTTCCTCGACAACCTGGTGTTGGCGGCGCGGCCGAACGGCGAAATCTTCACCGACGGCTTCGAGTCGGGCAACGTCTCGGCCTGGTCGGCGGCGGTGGAGTAG